In Euphorbia lathyris chromosome 10, ddEupLath1.1, whole genome shotgun sequence, the DNA window gaaactataacaacaattgtttaataaaaataaaacaacaacacaattgagaaagccaaaaattgagttcatataaaaccgaaaatctaaattttagttaagagttagcaatcgaaacgataacacctagcaacatatactaaaaaagaatacaaatttacaaaatctttattttagtcattttgaaaaacaagacaaataaaaaagaaaacatggataaggtagcgagaggtatggaacctgggtaacggcagaaatggaatttcatctctgaaaaatgaaactataacaactattgtttaataaaaagaaaacaacaacacaattgagaacaaaaataactacaacatgtgaaaaaaaatcgaataattaccttgagaaatataagaatttattgtaatttttgacacttttgtgttttccggttttagttgttcatacatcttctatttctgtcggatttcttcaattggagctatcagtttggaaaaaaaagacaaataaaaaaaacatggataagatagcgagaggtatagaacccgCGTAACAACaaaaatgaatctgaaagatgaaactataacaactattgtttaataaaaataaaacaacaacataattgagaacaaaataactacaacatatgaaaaaaatcgaatatttaccttcagaaatataatactatctatcgtgaccaatgaatataatggtggaatactatctatcatgctttatatagaagtttatttgtgacttttggatttcctttgctttgtgttttttcatcttcccgtaactcttgctttcttttattattttaattaataggctagtaattatttaatatattataaatataaatttgctatttttaattaattaaatatttatttttaattaattaaatattttaatctgattttttactacatagacaactcatcaaaaagacttctaaaacacttcttctcatttctctctgcttccgtaattatatatagtatagactAGGATTAACAACACTAAATCCACCATCAACAATAAGATTAACACCACTAACATGATTAACATCATAACTAGCAAGATAATGCAATTAACTCTAATTCCATTTTGGGATCAGATGCTAAGCTTGGGGATAACCCCCAAATTTCATAGGCTCGTCGAGAATCTGGTTGAGATTCTGTCACCCCTTCTTCTTGGATTATTAGCTATAGAGATCGAGTGGTCGAGGCTCCTTGATCGAAGTGAGTTATTAGAAACTTTGCTATTACTTAGAAAATGCATTCGCTCATGCTCACCACACCAATGATGTTGTGCAATATGTGCAGTTTTCTACAACCTCCTTAAGTAATTGAAGAGGTAACAACACGTCATAGAGTGTCGGCATCTAATGAATCCGCTCTGATTCTTACATTTCCAAAAGTTAAAGATAATAGGAATATTTGTAATTGTGATGTTTACATTACTCactttatacatatatatagtagtTGTCAGGACTAATTATCTTAGTCCTAAGAATGTGCCCTAATGACTCACTGAAAACGATATTTTGTCGACTCTGCAACCTTCTTCAGGCTGTAATGATGTCAGGTAGTGCACCCTACCATATAGCAAGCGTGTTGTCAGATATTCTCGTTTCATTGGACCTAGACGTTATGGTGTCAGCCGGCCTGCTCTAACGCCACTTGCATACTCATTGTCCTTTGTGTAACAGtttctcataatcaaaatgactCTCCTTCCTTCACCATACCATATAGATACATGGACGGACCGTCGACATCAATCTACGAGATCAGAAAATACCGTTCGCATCTTTAAGAAATATTCATTACTTCAGATCCGATAATTAATGTAAATCTTCATATGGATATGTACAAGTATGAATTGATTGAAATGATATATTGTTCCAAAAAATATTTGAAAGTTCTCATTattgggtggctttttagcCGAATAACTTCATTTAGATTGCTTCATATTATCATAAATGATGACATAATGGAAATCAAAACCACCAAAAACCCCAACATAAATGAAACAATCAATGGAGTTCCATACAACTTAACAAACCTTTGGATGAAATAAATACTCCTCGTCAAAGTAGCAAAAAGATTAACAAAACTAGGATTAACAACACTAAACCCACCATCAACAACAAGATTAAGACCACTAACATGATTAGCATCATCACTAGCAAGATAAAGAGCAGCTTTAGCAATATCTTCTGTCTTCAAAATCTGTCCCTTGAGATTACCAGTATAACTCAAAGCAAAATCTGATATAAATCTAGGGACAGTTATTCCACCTGCAGAGGTTGCAATTCCAAAAGGTGAAATGCAATTAACCCTAATTCCATTTGGGGATAATTCTGATGCTAAGCTTTTTGCTAATCCCCAAATTCCATGTTTTGTGAGTGCATATGATTGAGTTCCGAGTCCTCCTATTGCTGTGCAGGCACTTGCTGTGAATAAGATGCAGCCGGTGTTTTGGGGGATCATGACTCTTGCTGCATGTTTGGCTCCGAGGATTCCACCAACTAAGTTTATGCTTATTAGGCGATCTAAATCTGATTTTTTGCTCTCTAAGAATCTTGTGAATGGTCTATCTACTATTCCTGCATTTAGTGTAGGATTGATGTGATGTCAATTTCTGTATAAGGTTTGAAATGGGAGACACGCTCATTCACGTGTCAAATGCTTGTGATGATTAGGAAGTTTTGAAAGTTTATGGGGAAGTTGAAGTTTTGGATTTATTAAAGGGGCGTTTGGTTCGCATAGGAGTAATAgaatggaatcaagaaagggaaacaaaGAGAAATGAATGGAATGTCCTTAAATTTCCTTTTCTGTTTGTTTCAATTCCACAAAAGAGAATCATATATCCATGATTCTCTTTCTGgctgtttggttcaaatgaggtaaatataatataagaataaaaaccaaattattcaactattaaaattaaaagacgatgaaactgaaataaaataaatcaaagaaaatgcataaaagttctattttaaaaagaaaataataattaaaattaaataccaaaactgaataatataacaaaagaaaaatatttgtcaaaattatttctcagaataaaaaagtaaaaacaaataagtaaaaggatcaaaagtgagattagtttagggataaaaaaaaatataaataaataaatataaggatcaaaataaaaatcaaaaagtaaaaattagttaaaaatattttttaaggataaataaataaataatatataagtataaggatcaaaagtgaattTAATCCAAAgattaaaaaactaaaaataaataaatttatttatcaaaattaaaattaaaaacaaaatagaaactaaaaatgaaattttataagGAAGATAGATGTTGAAATTAGTGTGAGAGAGAAAAGAGAATGAAAAATCTTAGGGGCGTTGAGAGAATGAAATTAGAGGAATTAGTGATAAACTCAAAACTAAAAGAATGTAAAGAGAAtgattgaattaataaaacaaacatCAACAAAATGATTCAACTTTCCTCTTTCCCTTACCCTTTGTTGAAACCCCAAAACAAACGCCCCCTAAATGCAATCGGGCAATAATAGGAGGTTATCAAATAACAAATCAAATTGTTAAGAAACCATTTGAAAACCAAAGTTTAATTCAACCAATTAACGAGGTTGTCAAGATTCTATTTGTTTTAATTCAACCAATTAACGAGGTTGTCAGGATTTGAATTCTCGACTAAATGGTATTAAAACTTCTTGGACCAAATGGTCGAAGGTTCAAGTCTTGACAACATTTATCGATGAAGTGTGTCAGAGATGATATCTCTAAACAAATATCTaactcatcccaaaaggtacctcaaagggTGAGGATTGTCTTACATATTTAAGGAGCCATATAGCTTTCTCATTTAACAATGTGAGATATTTAACACGCCCAATTCATTTGGTGCATGACGCTAATACCAGCGGAAGCCCCAACATTGAACCATGTCTATGATacaatgtaaaaaaatatagcACATCCCAAAAAGCACTTCAAAGTGtgaggattgcctcacatatttaaaaatatagctTCTTCATTTAATACCGTGGGATGTTTAACAATAACAAATAGCTATTAAACTATTTGTTTAAACTTTTGGTTCAATCGCTTGCTTGATACAAATAGCTATTAAACTAGCTCGTTCAAAGCATATTTTAAGTAGAGGTAACTTGGAAACGTTGTGGataagtttttactattttgTACAAAATTTTGATCACGATATAATTATAAGAAAAATGACAACCTTCATTGTCATGAATATTAATACTAGCTATTTTTGAGTCTTACGTATTGGCTTAAACTTTTCGATCAAATGGCTTCTTAACATCTTATCGGATCACATAGACCAAAAGGTCAAAGATTCAAATTCTAACAACTTCGTTTATATTAACTTCAACATATAGCAAATATAACTCAATATCTTACACATTTCAAGTTCAGAGAGCCATTAGCGTGCAAAAATTTGTCCGagataatattaaaaattattttaagagACCTTAAACAAGAATCAAGTCGTGTTAATCGTgtcaaaaattatcacccttACCTGCATTATTGTACATAATGTCTAGCTTCCCGTATTTGATAACCGTTTGGTCTACGAGACtgctgatttcttcttctttgctaACATCACAGCGGATGTAAATGGCGTTTTGGCCGAGCTTTTGCGCAAGGGCTCGGCCAAGGGCGTCTTGAATATCGGCAATAACAACTTTGGCTCCATTTGCATGGAAAAGTTGAACTGTGGTGGCTCCTATCCCGCTTGCCCCTCCCGTTATAATCGCTACTTTTCCGGCTAACCTGAAATTGAATGAAACTAGTTGAATAAAAATAGAATATTAAACTTTTTTAATTAGTAGATTACCTTTGTTCTGGCGTTACAAGGATAGGAATAGCCTTCTTTTCCATATTGAAGATCGAAAGAAGAGAATTCTAAGTTTTGTGCTTCTTCTTTAATgggaatttataattttaaaaactaCTACAAGAAGTAGAAAATGGATGGTGAAAGGGTCTACTTTCTCATTTAATGtgcatttaattaaaaaaaaatgagttaTTATAATCGAGGAGCAGCATCCCGAATTAGGATACTCTCAATAAATACAGGACTAGATAAATCAATAAAAGAATTAGTATAGAATCTGCATTTCGAGTCAACATATAAACCACATGGTTTGCTAACCGTGAAACAAAAACCATCCAACAAGGATTGATGGTTACTACGCTACAACCTCTGAGAGATCTCTGCATTTGCTAGTCACACAAGTCACTACTTCCTTTGAGTCCGAAACAAAGATTTTATTATAGTATCCAGTGGCCAATACAGGATTACTCGGTTGCGGGGCTGATTTTACACATGCGTTCataaaaaaatttgttaaatcgaacttgttcttttttttttttttttgtatatctGCATGTTATAATTTAAATAGTCAATAactaatttttaagtattaatgtacaatttctcaaaattaagctaaatCTCATTGAAaagtcctaacatgtaaaaaaattggattGAGAGATGGCCGAAcaggtaaaaaattaaaaattttgatttgaggaGGCCtagaaggcaaaaaaaaaatagaaatttggatctAGAGATGTCTAACaggctaaaaaaatttgaaatttggatttaggagtacctaataggtccaaaatattgaatttttttttgagacAGGGGGACTGAAACTATCCGGAGTCAAAGGTGTTCCTGCGGCCAGAGGGACAAGGCCTTCAAGGCCCCTGTCTACGCCCATGACAGTATCCCATAGACAGAGCACACTCCATGCTATCTCTCATTGCCAAAGCCTCCACCAATTGATAGTAATaagattaatattaataagatcGAGTGAATTacttgattacattttataggGTTATCGaaacattttaaataaattcaaggAACTATCaacaaattttaaaaattcagagGCCAATCAAACCGTTTGGACAAGGTTAGTAGGGAGGTGATATATTAAGACTAAGATCTAGTAAGATCTAGATTTTAATTATACAATTATCTTAGAAAGTCTTGTATATATCataattaattttgattaaatATACTATATAAGGTCATATCAATTTGAATTATTTGTACCAAAAAGAAAGCAATATGAATTATTGTGTtgattcattaatttgatctaaCTAACTTTCAATCTCCATTTAATGAACCTTCAAATTAGACTTTTTTATTAGCGGCGGGTTCAGTATTTTAGAGGTCCTAATCAGTTTTCATACTccattattttataaattaaaatttaatatatataaaatataattaattttaagtatttTAGAGGCATTAGGCAACTCTCATACTC includes these proteins:
- the LOC136209881 gene encoding (+)-borneol dehydrogenase 1-like → MEKKAIPILVTPEQRLAGKVAIITGGASGIGATTVQLFHANGAKVVIADIQDALGRALAQKLGQNAIYIRCDVSKEEEISSLVDQTVIKYGKLDIMYNNAGIVDRPFTRFLESKKSDLDRLISINLVGGILGAKHAARVMIPQNTGCILFTASACTAIGGLGTQSYALTKHGIWGLAKSLASELSPNGIRVNCISPFGIATSAGGITVPRFISDFALSYTGNLKGQILKTEDIAKAALYLASDDANHVSGLNLVVDGGFSVVNPSFVNLFATLTRSIYFIQRFVKLYGTPLIVSFMLGFLVVLISIMSSFMII